The nucleotide sequence GCAGCCACAGCGCCGCGAGCGTGGCGACGAGCCCCGCGGCCGCCGCGATGCCGAAGGCGATCCGGTAGCCGAAGACTGTGTAGACTCGGGCGCCGTTGAGGGTCTCGCCCGTCCAGTAGGCGTCGAGGACGCCACCCAGGAGTGCGGGCAGCAGCGCGGCCCCGAAGTAGCCGAACCCGTTGACGACGCCGGTGACGGTCCCCGCCACCGACGGGGGGTGTCGCTCCTTCCCGATCGTGAACACCAGCGCCACGCCGCCGTTGGCGACGAGCGCGACGAAGAACACCGGCGCGACGACCGGGAACGGCGGGACGACGGCGAGGACGGCGTACGCGAGCGTGAAAAGCAGGGCCGTGGCGACCACGAGTTCCGTCCGGCGGCCGAGACGGTCCGAGAGCGCCCCCAGCAGCGGGGATCCGACGACGAACCCGACGTTGCCGACGAGCACGACCGTCGAGGCCCGAGCCAGGGAGACCCCGTAGGTGTCGACGAGGAAGGGCACTCCCCAGAGCCCGAGGACGGTGAAGTTCACGCCGAGCACACAGAAGAGGATCGCACCCATCAGCCACGTCTCGCGCTCGCCGACGACCGTCCGGACGTTGGCGACGACGTCGGCGAGGGTGGCGGCGCCGGTGTCGGAAGCGCCCTCACCGTCCGCGGCAGTGGCCGCGCCCTCACCGTCCGCGGCAGTGGCCGCGCCTTCACCCTCCGCGGCAGTGGCCGCGCCTTCACCCTCCGCGGCAGTGGCCGCGCCCTCACCCTCCGCGGCAGTGGCCGCGCCTTCACCCTCCGCGGCAGTGGCCGCGCCCTCACCCTCCGCGGCAGTGGCCGCGCCCTCACCCTCCGCCGCCACTCCCGCCTGTTCCGGCGTGTCGCGGACGAACCCCGCGATGGCGAGGGTGAGCACGCCGGTCGTGGCCGCCGTCGCGAGGGTCGCCGTCCGCCAGCCGACGGCGCCGGTGGCGACGGCGAGCGGCGTCGTCGCGAGGATGCCGCCCAGCCCCGCCGCCGCGACGGTGTAGCCGGTCATGGTCGCGTACTCGTCGGCTCGAAACCAGTTGGCACAGAACCGGAGGGTGCCGATGTAGAGGACGCTCCCCCCGAGGCCGACCACCGCGCGGGCGAGAAACGCCGTCGCGAGCGACTCCGAGAGGGCGAACCAGGCGACCCCGAAGGTTAGCAGACCCAGGCCGCCGGCGCCGACCCGCCGCGGGCCGTACCGGTCGACGATCAGCCCCGCCGGCAGCTGGAGGGGGGCGTAGACGTAGAAAAACGAGGCGTGGAGCAGTCCGAGTTCGGCACCCGTCGCGTCGAAGGTCCGTGCGAGCGAGTCGGCGAGGACGGCCGTCGCGGTCCGGTGGAAGTTGACGAACAGGAACCCGGCCGCGAGGACGGTCCAGAGCGCGGCCCGCCGTCGTCGCATCGAGCGGAACACGCCTCGTCATCGCGGACTATCCCTGAAATACCGCCCGGTTCGGGGCGGCCCTAGTGGAAGGTCCGGCTGGCTTCGCTCTCGGGGGCGGCGGCGCCCTCGTCGGTCGTGAAGCGCTGTTCGATCTCGCGGTAGCGTTCCCGGGTCTCCTCGGTGACGCTCGGGCTCACCTCGTCGAGCGCCCGCTCGAAGTGGTCCATCGTGACGCGGACGTTGCCGACGGATTCACCGATCTCGTCGGGCGAGACGCTGTTGATGAACTCCCGGGAGGCGGCCATCGAGGCCTCGCGGCAGACGGCCTCGATGTCGGCGCCGACGTAGTTCTCGGTGCGCCGCGCGAGGCTGTCGAGGTCGACGTCGTCCGCCAGCGGCTTGCTCCGGGTGTGCACCTCGAAGATGGCGCGCCGGGCGTCCTCGTCGGGAACGGGCACGTGGACGTGCCGGTCCAGACGCCCAGGTCGCAGGAGCGCCGAGTCGATGAGGTCGGGCCGGTTCGAGGTGGCGATCACCACGACGTCCTCCAGGGTCTCCAGCCCGTCGAGCTCCGTCAGGAGCTGCGAGACGACGCGCTCGGAGACGCCGGAGTCGCCGGTGTTCTGCCCGCGTTCGGTCGCGATGGCGTCGATCTCGTCGAAGAAGATCACGGTCGGGGCGTTCTCGCGAGCCTTGCTGAAGATCTCGCGGACGCCCTTCTCGCTCTCCCCGACGTACTTGTCGAGCAGTTCCGGCCCCTTCACCGAGATGAAGTTGGACTCGGCCTCGTTGGCGACCGCCTTGGCCAGGAGCGTCTTCCCGGTGCCGGGCGGGCCGTACATGAGCACGCCCTTCGCGGACTGCATGTCCATGGCCTCGAACACCTCGGGGTAGTCGAGGGGCCACTGGATCGTCTCGCGGAGGCGTTCCTTGGTGTCCTCGAGGCCGCCCACGTCGTTCCAGGTGACGTCGGGGACCTCCACGAACACCTCGCGGAGCGCCGACGGCTCGATGCCCTTCAGCGCCTCGCGGAAGTCGGCCTGATCGACTTCGAGCGATTCGAGGATCTCGGCGTCGATCTCCTCCTCCTCGAGGTCGATGTCCGGGCGGATGCGCCGGAGCGCGTTCATCGCGGCCTCCTTGGCGAGGCTCTCGAGGTCCGCGCCGACGTAGCCGTGCGTCGACTCCGCGAACCCCTCGATGTCGACGTCCTCGGCCAGCGGCATGTTGCGGGTGTGGACCTGCAGGATCTCGCGGCGGCCGTCGCGGTCGGGGACGCCGATCTCGATCTCGCGGTCGAACCGCCCGCCACGCCGGAGCGCGGGGTCGATGGCGTCGACGCGGTTGGTCGCGCCGATCACGACGACCTCGCCGCGCTCCTCGAGCCCGTCCATCAGGGAGAGGAGCTGGGCGACCACGCGGCGTTCGACGTCGCCGCCGGCCTCGCCACGTTCGGGCGCGATGGAGTCGATTTCGTCGATGAAGACGATGGCGGGCGCGTTCTCCTCGGCCTCCTCGAAGACCTCGCGGAGCTGCTCCTCGCTCTCGCCGTAGTACTTCGACATGATCTCCGGCCCGCTGATGTCGTGGAAGGAGGCGTCGATCTCGTTGGCGACGGCCTTCGCGATCAGCGTCTTCCCGGTACCGGGCGGGCCGTGCAGGAGCACGCCCTTCGGCGGGTCGATGCCCAGCCGCCGGAACAGCTCGGGGTGGCGCATCGGCAGCTCGATCATCTCGCGAACCTGTTCGAGTTCGCGGTCGAGGCCCCCGATGTCCTCGTAGGTCACGTCCGGCGTCTCGGGGCTCGCGTCCGCGGCCTCGGTCTCCCGGATCTGCTCGGCGGGCTGCTCGCTGATCTCCACTTGCGTCGAGTCGGTGACGACGACCGTCCCCGAGGGCTCGGTGTCGGCTACCTTCAGCGGCAGGGCCTTGTTCCCGCGGCCGCCCATGAAGCCGAAGCCGAAGGGGACCCGGAGGGTCTGGCCTTTGG is from Haloplanus salinarum and encodes:
- a CDS encoding MFS transporter; its protein translation is MRRRRAALWTVLAAGFLFVNFHRTATAVLADSLARTFDATGAELGLLHASFFYVYAPLQLPAGLIVDRYGPRRVGAGGLGLLTFGVAWFALSESLATAFLARAVVGLGGSVLYIGTLRFCANWFRADEYATMTGYTVAAAGLGGILATTPLAVATGAVGWRTATLATAATTGVLTLAIAGFVRDTPEQAGVAAEGEGAATAAEGEGAATAAEGEGAATAAEGEGAATAAEGEGAATAAEGEGAATAADGEGAATAADGEGASDTGAATLADVVANVRTVVGERETWLMGAILFCVLGVNFTVLGLWGVPFLVDTYGVSLARASTVVLVGNVGFVVGSPLLGALSDRLGRRTELVVATALLFTLAYAVLAVVPPFPVVAPVFFVALVANGGVALVFTIGKERHPPSVAGTVTGVVNGFGYFGAALLPALLGGVLDAYWTGETLNGARVYTVFGYRIAFGIAAAAGLVATLAALWLHRRERTVSGG
- a CDS encoding CDC48 family AAA ATPase, with translation MKLIVKPLKQKDAGRGLAAIDRAAAAEMGLDVGDYIRIEGSDGTAIARVWPGLPEDQGSGVVRIDGQLRQQANVGIDDRVEVEKAEVKQAERVTVALPQQIGIRGDIGPYLRDKLTDKPITKGQTLRVPFGFGFMGGRGNKALPLKVADTEPSGTVVVTDSTQVEISEQPAEQIRETEAADASPETPDVTYEDIGGLDRELEQVREMIELPMRHPELFRRLGIDPPKGVLLHGPPGTGKTLIAKAVANEIDASFHDISGPEIMSKYYGESEEQLREVFEEAEENAPAIVFIDEIDSIAPERGEAGGDVERRVVAQLLSLMDGLEERGEVVVIGATNRVDAIDPALRRGGRFDREIEIGVPDRDGRREILQVHTRNMPLAEDVDIEGFAESTHGYVGADLESLAKEAAMNALRRIRPDIDLEEEEIDAEILESLEVDQADFREALKGIEPSALREVFVEVPDVTWNDVGGLEDTKERLRETIQWPLDYPEVFEAMDMQSAKGVLMYGPPGTGKTLLAKAVANEAESNFISVKGPELLDKYVGESEKGVREIFSKARENAPTVIFFDEIDAIATERGQNTGDSGVSERVVSQLLTELDGLETLEDVVVIATSNRPDLIDSALLRPGRLDRHVHVPVPDEDARRAIFEVHTRSKPLADDVDLDSLARRTENYVGADIEAVCREASMAASREFINSVSPDEIGESVGNVRVTMDHFERALDEVSPSVTEETRERYREIEQRFTTDEGAAAPESEASRTFH